From Brachionichthys hirsutus isolate HB-005 chromosome 16, CSIRO-AGI_Bhir_v1, whole genome shotgun sequence, a single genomic window includes:
- the mpst gene encoding 3-mercaptopyruvate sulfurtransferase yields MAEQTRAVVSGVWLANAIRKNLVGPRLRVLDASWYLPKTKRDPKAEFAQKHIPGSVFFDIDACSDQNSAFDHMLPTSGHFSRHVGALGIGHDTHVVVYDASDVGSYSAPRVWWMFRVFGHRLVSVLDGGLKNWLVDGHPVTSEYDEPTRSEFVARLDQSCVKGFEDVSENIRTKRVQTVDTRSAGRFRGTEPEPRDDTLPGHYPNAINMPFTSFLDASGKELGTEGLSKLFREAGVDLDKPLWASCGSGVTACHAALAAHLLGHPGVCVYDGSWSEWFKRASPDLIISEGEGKKP; encoded by the exons ATGGCGGAGCAGACCCGGGCTGTGGTCTCCGGCGTGTGGCTGGCGAACGCAATCCGAAAGAACCTCGTCGGGCCACGGCTGCGCGTCCTGGACGCATCGTGGTACTTGCCCAAAACCAAGCGGGACCCCAAAGCGGAATTTGCGCAGAAGCACATTCCGGGTTCTGTGTTTTTTGACATCGACGCGTGCAGCGATCAGAACTCCGCGTTCGACCACATGCTGCCGACGTCCGGCCACTTCTCCCGGCATGTCGGCGCGCTGGGCATCGGGCACGACACGCACGTCGTCGTGTACGACGCCAGCGACGTCGGCTCGTACAGCGCGCCCCGGGTGTGGTGGATGTTCCGGGTGTTCGGACACCGGCTGGTGTCGGTGCTGGACGGCGGCTTGAAGAACTGGCTTGTTGACGGCCACCCGGTGACGTCAGAGTACGACGAGCCGACGCGCAGTGAGTTTGTGGCGCGCCTGGATCAGTCCTGCGTAAAAGGCTTCGAGGACGTGTCGGAGAACATCCGAACCAAGCGGGTCCAGACTGTGGACACCAGGTCGGCAGGGAGGTTCAGGGGAACCGAGCCGGAGCCCAGAGACG ACACGCTGCCAGGCCATTACCCCAATGCCATCAACATGCCGTTCACGTCTTTCCTGGATGCCTCTGGAAAGGAATTGGGAACCGAGGGCCTGTCCAAACTGTTCCGAGAGGCAGGAGTGGACCTGGACAAACCGCTCTGGGCTTCCTGTGGGTCCGGGGTCACGGCGTGTCACGCTGCTTTAGCTGCTCACCTGCTCGGCCACCCTGGGGTGTGCGTTTATGACGGCTCCTGGTCTGAGTGGTTTAAGAGGGCGTCTCCAGACCTTATCATCTCCGAGGGAGAGGGAAAGAAGCCGTAA
- the LOC137905343 gene encoding SUMO-conjugating enzyme UBC9-like, with the protein MSGIALSRLSQERKAWRKDHPFGFVAVPTKNPDGTLNLMNWECAIPGKKGTLWEGGLYKLRMLFKDDYPSSPPKCKFEPPIFHPNVYPSGTVCLSILEEDKDWRPAITIKQILLGIQELLNEPNIQDPAQAEAYTIYCQNRVDYEKRVRAQAKKYAPT; encoded by the exons ATGTCTGGCATAGCTCTTAGCAGATTGTCCCAGGAACGCAAAGCCTGGAGAAAAGACCACCCATTT GGCTTTGTTGCTGTGCCCACTAAGAATCCAGATGGAACCTTGAATCTGATGAACTGGGAGTGTGCCATACCAGGGAAGAAGGGA ACCCTGTGGGAGGGAGGACTCTACAAACTCAGAATGCTGTTCAAAGACGACTACCCTTCCTCGCCACCCAAAT GCAAGTTTGAGCCACCAATATTCCATCCCAACGTCTACCCCTCTGGAACTGTGTGCCTGTCGATCCTGGAGGAGGACAAAGACTGGAGGCCTGCCATCACCATCAAACAG ATCCTGTTGGGAATCCAGGAGCTGCTGAATGAGCCCAACATCCAAGACCCAGCACAAGCAGAGGCGTACACAATTTACTG TCAGAACCGGGTGGATTATGAGAAGCGGGTAAGGGCGCAGGCCAAGAAGTATGCCCCCACATAA